The proteins below come from a single Oxyura jamaicensis isolate SHBP4307 breed ruddy duck chromosome 1, BPBGC_Ojam_1.0, whole genome shotgun sequence genomic window:
- the SPRYD7 gene encoding SPRY domain-containing protein 7 has product MAASAFCCLRWCRDGGAGHIPLKEMPAVQLDTQRMGTDVVIVKNGRRICGTGGCLANAPLHQNKSYFEFKIQSTGIWGIGVATQKANLNQIPLGRDVHSLVMRNDGALYYNNEEKNRLPANNLPQEGDVVGITYDHVELNVYLNGKNMHCPASGIRGTVYPVVYVDDSAILDCQFSEFYHTPPPGFEKILFEQQIF; this is encoded by the exons ATGGCCGCCTCCGCCTTCTGCTGCCTCCGCTGGTGCCGGGATGGCGGCGCCGGCCACATCCCGCTGAAGGAGATGCCGGCGGTGCAGCTCGACACGCAGCGCATGG gaACAGATGTTGTCATTGTTAAAAACGGCAGGAGAATATGTGGCACGGGAGGCTGCCTAGCCAATGCACCTTTGCATCAGAACAAGAGCTATTTTGAGTTTAAAATCCAGTCCACAG GGATTTGGGGCATTGGAGTTGCAACCCAGAAAGCAAACTTGAATCAAATTCCACTGGGTCGAGACGTCCACAGTCTGGTGATGAGGAACGATGGAGCTCTGTATTATAACAACGAGGAGAAGAACAGACTACCAGCAAACAACTTGCCACAGGAGGGCGATGTGGTG GGCATTACATACGACCATGTAgaattaaatgtatatttaaatggGAAGAACATGCATTGTCCAGCTTCAGGAATCCGAGGGACTGTCTATCCAGTGGTCTATG TTGATGACAGTGCCATTCTGGATTGTCAGTTCAGTGAATTTTATCATACGCCTCCCCCAGGGTTTGAGAAGATCCTCTTCGAGCAGCAAATCTTCTGA